The genomic region GCACCTGGCCCTCGGGGAAGTCCAGGTCCCTCACCGCCGCGACGAGAGCCTCGCCGACCGGGCGGTCGCCGCGGTGCAGCCAGGTCACCGAGACGCCGTCCGGCTCCACGAGCTTCTGCTCCTCCGAGGCGTCGGGCACCTCCACGAAGACGTGCGCCACCGCGCCCTCGGGCAGGTGCTCCAGGGACGCCGCGATCGCGGGCAGCGCGCTCTCGTCGCCCACCAGCAGATGCCAGTCGGCCGAGGCCTCCGGGACGTAACCCCCGCCGGGGCCCAGGAAGGTCACCTGGTCGCCGCGCTGCGCGCGTGCCGCCCAGGGGCCCGCCAGGCCCTCGTCGCCGTGCACCACGAAGTCGACGGCGAGCTCACGGGCGTCGGGGTCCCAGGAGCGCACGGTGTACGTCCGGGTGGTGGGCCACAGCTCGCGCGGGTACTCCTCGCGGATCCTGGCCATGTCGAAGGGGTGGCTGTAGTCCGCGCCCTCGGGGGCGAAGCACAGCTTGATGTAGTGGTCGGTGTACCCGGCGAGGGTGAAGCCGGCCAGGCCGTCGCCGCCGAGAATCACGCGCACCATGTGCGGGGTGATCTGCTCGGTGCGCAGGACCTGCGCCCCCTGCGCCTTCGGTGTCCGGCGTTGCGGCCGCTCTGCCACGGAGTGCTCCCTAGCTCTGGGCCCGGATGAGGCGGGCCCATATGAGGTTCTACGTACTTAGGCTTACCTAAGCTAGCATCTTCATGCCTGGAGCGTGAGGAGCAGGCGCTGCAGCGCGTTTCCGAGGCCCCATCGGTTCGCGAGGGCCTCCAGGGCAGCGGGATCGCGCGGTTCGCGGGGGAGCGCGGGGGTGAAGTCGGGCAGCGGCACGTCGTCGGCGACGCGGACGACCTTCGGGGCGACCGCCACATAGTCCCGGGCCTCGTCGAGCCGCTTGCGCTGGGACGGGGTCAGCCGGGCCCCGGGATCGTCCACCGCGGCCATGATGCCGGCCAGATCACCGAAGGTGTCCAGCAGCTTCGCCGCCGTCTTCTCGCCGATACCGGGGACCCCGGGCAGCCCGTCGCTCGGATCGCCGCGCAGCAGGGCCAGATCGACGTATCCGCTGCCGTCCACGCCGTACTTCCCCCGCAGCCAGGCCTCATCCGTGATCTGGAGCGTCCCCACGCCATTCAGCGGGTAGAGCACCCGCACCCGGCGGGCGTCGTCGACCAGCTGATACAGGTCGCGGTCCCCGGTCACGATGTCCACCGGGCCGGTGGCCCGCCCGGCCAGCGTGCCGATCACGTCGTCCGCCTCGTACGGCGCGACGCCCACCCGGGCGATCCCGAGCGCGTCCAGCACGGCCTCGATCACCGGGACCTGCGGGGAGAGGGTGTCGGGGACCTCCTCCTCGTCGGGGATGCCCTCGGTGGTCTCGACGGCCACCCGGTGCGCCTTGTAGGTCGGGATCAGGTCGACGCGCCACTGCGGGCGCCAGTCCGCGTCCATGCAGGCGACCAGGTCGTCGGGCCGGTGGTCCTGGACCAGCCTGGCGATGAAGTCGAGCAGTCCGCGCACGGCGTTGACCGGGGTGCCGTCCGGTGCGCGCACCGAGTCCGGGACGCCGAAATAGGCGCGGAAGTAGAGGGAGGCGGTGTCGAGGAGCATCAGGCGTCGCGTCACACCCCGATGATGCCGTACGCCTCCGACAGCCGGGCCGGGTGCGGCGCGTGGTTCCCGCGACAGCGGTTTCTTATGAGTGATCTGAATCACACACGTGTTTGGGTCGCGTAAGTGGGGGCAGGCGCGGCACCGGAGCGGACCACGTCCATTTTTCAACAAGATGCGCGTGCTCTGCGGACGGAATCCGCACCGCTCCACGGTCTGCCGAAGGGGGTGGCAGACCGTTTTCGGTTCAACGCGTGAGGTGTATGTGTCAAGGCTGCAAGCTGAGCACTTGTACAAAGTGTTCGGCAGACGACCCGATCAAGCCGTGCAGAAGCTCGAAGGCGGCACACACCGCGACGAGCTGCGCGCCGACGGAACGACCGCAGCGGTGATCGACGCCTCGTTCACCGTGGAACCTGGCCAGATCTTCGTCGTCATGGGACTCTCCGGTTCGGGGAAGTCCACACTGCTGCGGATGCTCAACGGCCTGCTGGAGCCCACCGCCGGCCGTGTGCTCTTCGACGGGCAGGACCTGACCGCCCTGAGCGCCCGTGACCTGCGCACCGTCCGCTCCAGGAAGATCAGCATGGTCTTCCAGCACTTCGCGCTCTTCCCCCACAGGAGCGTCCTGGAGAACGCCGCCTACGGCCTGGAGGTCCAGGGCGTCCCGCGCGCGGAGCGAGAGGCGCGCGCCTCCGAGGCGCTGGAGATGACCGGCCTCGCCGGCTGGGAGAAGTCCTGGCCCGACGAACTGTCCGGCGGTATGCAGCAGCGTGTGGGTCTGGCCCGCGCGCTCGCCACCGACGCCGACCTGCTCCTGATGGACGAGTCCTTCAGCGCGCTCGACCCGCTGATCCGGCGGGACATGCAGGACCAGCTCCTCGAACTGCAGAAGCGTCTGAAGAAGACGATCGTCTTCATCACGCACGACCTCAACGAGGCCATGCGTCTCGGCGACCGCATCGCCGTGATGCGGGACGGCGAGATCGTCCAGCAGGGCACCGCCGAGGACATCCTCGTCCGGCCGTCCAACGACTACGTCGCGTCCTTCATCCAGGACGTCGACCGCTCCCGGGTGCTCACCGCCGGTTCGATCATGGAGGCGCCCGCAGCGGGCAGCTCCGACGCCGAGCTGAAGGCCGAGGCACCCGCGACGGTGTCCGCCGAGACGCCCATCGCCGAGCTCTTCACCCCCTGCTCCACCAGCGGGGCGGCCGTCGCCGTCACCGGTGAGGACGGCAAGGTCATAGGTATGGTCCCGCGCGCCAGGCTGCTCGCCGCGCTCGGCGAGGAACCGCAGGTCGACAGCCGGGCCGACGCCCAGGTTCCGGCCCCGCGTGAGGTCAAGAAGGTGATCGCCGGTGCCTAGGTTCACCTTCGGCGCATGGGTCGAGGACGTGGTCGACTGGCTCCAGTCGAACCTCACCTGGATCTTCGACGCCATCAAGACCGTGCTGGGCGGGATGTACGACGGCGTCAACGCCGTGCTGAGCGGTGGCGAGCCGCTTCTGATGGCGGGCATCTTCGCCGTCCTGGCCTTCTGGCTGCGCGGGGTGGTACCCGCGGTGCTCACCTTCGTGGGGTTCGCGCTCATCGACTCCCTCGCCCTCTGGGACGAGGCGATGGCCACCCTCTCGCTGGTCGTCGTGGCCGCGGTCATCACGATCATCATCGCGGTGCCCATGGGTATCTGGGCGGCGCGCAACAACAGGGTCAGTGCCACGCTGCGGCCGGTGCTCGACGTCATGCAGACGATGCCCGCCTTCGTCTACCTGATCCCCGGCGTCATGTTCTTCGGCGTCGGCGTCACCCCCGGCGTGATCGCCACCATCGTCTTCGCGATGCCGCCCGGCGTCCGCATGACCGAGCTGGGCATCCGCCAGGTCGACGGCGAGCTGGTCGAGGCCGCCGCGGCCTTCGGAACCACGCCCAAGCACACCCTCACCCGGGTGCAGCTGCCCCTCGCCCTGCCGACGATCATGGCCGGGATCAACCAGGTCATCATGCTGTCCCTGTCGATGGTCGTCATCGGCGGCATGGCCGGCGCCGGCGGCCTCGGCGAGAAGGTCTACGCGGCCATCACCCAGCTCCAGGTCGGCCTCGCCGCCGAGAGCGGGATCGCCGTCGTCATCCTCGCCATGTACCTGGACCGGATGACCGGCGCGCTCAACGAGCGGGTCTCCCCGCTCGGCCGCCGTGCCGCCGCCAAGGTCGCCGCCGGTGCGCGTCGGCTCAAGTTCACGCACTACAAGCCGGGAACCGCCGTCGCGATGACCGGTGTCGTCGTCCTCGCGCTGGTCGCGGGCGGCCTCAACATCGCCGGTTCCGGCGACTCGAAGGCCGATCAGGCCGGCAGCGGGAACGTCGGCCAGGGCCAGAAGATCAACATGGGGTACATCCCCTGGGACGAGGGCATCGCCTCCACCTTCCTGTGGAAGGAGATCCTGGAGCAGCGCGGTTACGAGACCGGGATCACCCAGCTCGACGCCGGTCCGCTCTACTCCGGCGTCGCCCGCGGCGACATCGACTTCCAGACGGACTCCTGGCTGCCGACCACGCACAAGGACTACTGGGCCAAGTACAGCGACCAGCTGGACGACCTGGGCTCCTGGTACGGGCCGACCTCGCTGGAGCTGACGGTTCCGTCGTACGTCAAGGGCATCGACTCGCTCGATGACCTCAAGGGCCAGGGCAAGAAGTTCGACGGCAAGATCATCGGCATCGAGGCCAGCGCCGGGATGATGGGCACCCTGAACAAGAAGGTGCTCAAGGAGTACGGCCTGGAGGGCGAGTACGAGGTCGTCTCCTCCAGCACCTCCTCGATGCTCGCCGAGCTCAACGCCTCCATCAAGAAGAAGGAGCCGGTCGTGGTGACCCTGTGGTCGCCGCACTGGGCCTACGGCAAGCACGACCTGAAGAAGCTCAAGGACCCGAAGGGTGCCTGGGGCAAGGGCGAAGAGGTCCACACCGTCGCCCACAAGGGCTTCGCGAAGAAGGCTCCCGCCGTCGCCAAGTGGCTCAAGGACTTCAAGCTCAGCGAGAAGCAGCTCACGAGCCTGGAGAACGAGATCCAGAACGCCGGTCAGGGCCAGGAGCAGGACGGCGTCCGCGCCTGGCTGAAGAAGAACCCCGGCCTGGTCGACAAGCTGGCCCCGGTGCCGGGCGGCGCGGGTGGCTCGCAGCAGGGCAAGGACGCGGGCAAGACCGTCAACATGGGGTACTTCCCGTGGGACGAGGCCATCGCCTCCACCTACCTCTGGCAGAACATGCTGGAGGACCGGGGTTACAAGACGACGGTCAAGCAGCTCGACCCGGGACCGCTCTACACCGGTCTCGCACAGGGCCAGCTCGACGTCCAGTTCGACTCCTGGCTGCCGACGACGCACAAGGACTACTGGGACCGGTACAAGGAGAACCTCGTCGATCTCGGGTCCTGGTACGGGCCGACCTCGCTGGAGCTGACGGTTCCGTCGTACGTCAAGGGCATCGACTCGCTCGAGGACCTCAAGGGCCAGGGCAAGAAGTTCAACGGCAAGATCATCGGCATCGAGTCGAGCGCCGGGATGATGGGCACCCTGAACAAGAAGGTGCTCAAGGAGTACGGCCTCGAAGGTGAGTACGAGGTGGTCTCCTCCAGCACCTCGTC from Streptomyces sp. QL37 harbors:
- a CDS encoding siderophore-interacting protein, which produces MAERPQRRTPKAQGAQVLRTEQITPHMVRVILGGDGLAGFTLAGYTDHYIKLCFAPEGADYSHPFDMARIREEYPRELWPTTRTYTVRSWDPDARELAVDFVVHGDEGLAGPWAARAQRGDQVTFLGPGGGYVPEASADWHLLVGDESALPAIAASLEHLPEGAVAHVFVEVPDASEEQKLVEPDGVSVTWLHRGDRPVGEALVAAVRDLDFPEGQVQAFVHGEAGFVKEIRRHLRLDRGIPLQQLSISGYWRLGQNDDAWRAVKREWNEQVEREQESAA
- a CDS encoding glycine betaine/L-proline ABC transporter ATP-binding protein, with the translated sequence MSRLQAEHLYKVFGRRPDQAVQKLEGGTHRDELRADGTTAAVIDASFTVEPGQIFVVMGLSGSGKSTLLRMLNGLLEPTAGRVLFDGQDLTALSARDLRTVRSRKISMVFQHFALFPHRSVLENAAYGLEVQGVPRAEREARASEALEMTGLAGWEKSWPDELSGGMQQRVGLARALATDADLLLMDESFSALDPLIRRDMQDQLLELQKRLKKTIVFITHDLNEAMRLGDRIAVMRDGEIVQQGTAEDILVRPSNDYVASFIQDVDRSRVLTAGSIMEAPAAGSSDAELKAEAPATVSAETPIAELFTPCSTSGAAVAVTGEDGKVIGMVPRARLLAALGEEPQVDSRADAQVPAPREVKKVIAGA
- a CDS encoding ABC transporter permease/substrate binding protein, with translation MPRFTFGAWVEDVVDWLQSNLTWIFDAIKTVLGGMYDGVNAVLSGGEPLLMAGIFAVLAFWLRGVVPAVLTFVGFALIDSLALWDEAMATLSLVVVAAVITIIIAVPMGIWAARNNRVSATLRPVLDVMQTMPAFVYLIPGVMFFGVGVTPGVIATIVFAMPPGVRMTELGIRQVDGELVEAAAAFGTTPKHTLTRVQLPLALPTIMAGINQVIMLSLSMVVIGGMAGAGGLGEKVYAAITQLQVGLAAESGIAVVILAMYLDRMTGALNERVSPLGRRAAAKVAAGARRLKFTHYKPGTAVAMTGVVVLALVAGGLNIAGSGDSKADQAGSGNVGQGQKINMGYIPWDEGIASTFLWKEILEQRGYETGITQLDAGPLYSGVARGDIDFQTDSWLPTTHKDYWAKYSDQLDDLGSWYGPTSLELTVPSYVKGIDSLDDLKGQGKKFDGKIIGIEASAGMMGTLNKKVLKEYGLEGEYEVVSSSTSSMLAELNASIKKKEPVVVTLWSPHWAYGKHDLKKLKDPKGAWGKGEEVHTVAHKGFAKKAPAVAKWLKDFKLSEKQLTSLENEIQNAGQGQEQDGVRAWLKKNPGLVDKLAPVPGGAGGSQQGKDAGKTVNMGYFPWDEAIASTYLWQNMLEDRGYKTTVKQLDPGPLYTGLAQGQLDVQFDSWLPTTHKDYWDRYKENLVDLGSWYGPTSLELTVPSYVKGIDSLEDLKGQGKKFNGKIIGIESSAGMMGTLNKKVLKEYGLEGEYEVVSSSTSSMLAELNRSIKKKEPVVVTLWSPHWAYGKHDLKKLEDPKGAWGKGEQIHTVAKKDFAKDFPELTGWLKDFKLTEAQLASLEVELQKGGAGKEKESARRWMDANPDVVAKLAPVGS
- a CDS encoding 5'-3' exonuclease; the encoded protein is MLLDTASLYFRAYFGVPDSVRAPDGTPVNAVRGLLDFIARLVQDHRPDDLVACMDADWRPQWRVDLIPTYKAHRVAVETTEGIPDEEEVPDTLSPQVPVIEAVLDALGIARVGVAPYEADDVIGTLAGRATGPVDIVTGDRDLYQLVDDARRVRVLYPLNGVGTLQITDEAWLRGKYGVDGSGYVDLALLRGDPSDGLPGVPGIGEKTAAKLLDTFGDLAGIMAAVDDPGARLTPSQRKRLDEARDYVAVAPKVVRVADDVPLPDFTPALPREPRDPAALEALANRWGLGNALQRLLLTLQA